A window of Cydia amplana chromosome 16, ilCydAmpl1.1, whole genome shotgun sequence genomic DNA:
CATTCATAGAAATAGTGGACAGGTTCATGATCGTTGATGAACTTTCTGGACATCTTATAGACCCTGTAAGTCTGATCCACCACCACTTCACTTGCTGCTTTAATCGCAAACGAGCCACAATAGCGATATAAAATCAATGTAACCACCCGCTCGGAAGGCCTTCGTTTATTACTCAATATATTCATGCAAAAGACCATTATCAAATATAATTGAAAAGTATAAGTAATCACCGATTTTTTGTGTCCACGGGAATGGACGTTTGGGGCAAGCATGAATATTATTCGTTTTTAATATTATGTGGCTTGAAACCTCTCGACAGGAGTTTTGTCTAAGATTCCATTTCTGACTATAAATCCTTTGCATATTCAGCGCCCTACATGTTGTAACAACCAAACTTAACTGCAGCCTgctaacaaataactattaatttaCAGGAAAATTACTTAGATGGACCTTATGAATACTGCCCAGTGGAAAACAATTTTGGGTCCTGCAATAATTACAGTACCAGAAAGGAGATTCCCAAAGACCAACTACAGGCTTTAAGTTACGAAAAAGTTTTGACGGAATATGGTGACACTATGATTATGGTAGCAAGTGCAGGACAAAGATGGAAAGCATTGGCATCTCACATGCCGGAAACAGTGCGAGCGCAGCTAACACCGGTACATTATTGCATTCTGGAGTTAGTGGGCAAAGCTAGAGATAATGTAAGTTAATAAATTACAACATCAAtgttttaaggctccgtttcaTTGGTTGATAAATTCGTCGATTGCCCTTCACATCTCCCGTACCCTGCACAGGCCTTATCAACCAATCAAAAGACAATTCTCACACTGAAATGTGTGTTACGCATGTACTTAGACTTTTCTACACTATCTAAAgttaaaaatacaaactaaacaataaaactaaactacatgcattataaaacttaaaataatcttataaataaaaagtgcTCCCCAGGTTGCTATCATGTGTCAAATTAAAATCTCTTAAAAACCAAACTTTGTTTCAGGGACAAATGACAGTGGGCAAAACAAACTTAACAAAAATTGTTAAAGAATCCAAATTGCTCTTTTACAACCGAAAACATCTGCAGAGCCTTGGTTTGATTCAAGTGGCATGCTTGACCATTAAAATACAAGGCAAAGGCATAAAAAGCATAATTCTCAGGTTGAAAAGATTCCACAGACCAACCATAATGTCTTTGCCAAAAGTTGGTAAACTTTTTAAAGTGATAGATTATTTGAAGCAGCAACCGGAATATTGCGAAAAAACTGATGTCATTATATCAAAAGGATTTATCACTCAGCAGAATAGCAGAAGGTTGCAGAAGACTATTAATGTGTTTAAATTTGTAAGTATTTCTACAATTTAGGATACACTGTTTTGACTGTGTATTATCTGCAATTTGTTTTATCTGCACCTTTCacctaaagtcaatttttttattcggtagactaaaatgacatttcatagtatgaaatgacattttatgttcatactatgaactgtcatttcagtctactgaataaaaaaatagactttaccacATCACATCCACACACCATCTCACTACTACTGTTTATGTGTGTCACGACATCCTGTATAGATTTAGCAACGCACATGTGACATCTCTGGAGCTTTAAccatatcatagagaaatatagtaagacaagagtgctcactccatacatcagttagactattaatttcagtgtctacatctagcatcgagtagcagaactatcagtactgctacttgacaatagatgtagcaccaaccggaaagtcttaacagcataagactttccggttggtgctacatctattgtcaagtagcagtactgatagttccgctagtcGGTGcaagatgctaatagtctttttggtactaaaactgatgtatggagtgagcaatctatgtattttttctctatgaccataCATACAGAGCTAAAGTGTTGCCTTGATGATGGCTCTAAAGCCATATTCACATTGCAACAAGTGATTACAACTGTAacttagtgatgggtaggacatcaatttaaaatgagtttgtatgagtatctcattttctaaaatgaggtgttacaatgtcttacttcaaatgaggtgaggtactagcatattttcagcgtcaactattccattaattccaacagcgacattttttttaagatgtatgaaagcttgctgcgcttacgcttgttgtctttagtgtttaattgttaacgtattttcggtggtgacgcgaagcgatattgaagtacgtcgcgtgtcggtctcactccctttttgggtatttctaattcattgtttcattttgaaaggatttttgaggggttcatgtcacagagaggcggtgagtggtacaaactcaacgcatttctcggtggaccttttgtcgttgcaataaggtttgtagttcggcagttgacagtgtggatcattactcgtttcttcatttgagacatttgagttttgagtgtcggcgagcaggcgagcacctagcgcttcgcgcgatccagggactctgttgcgagttgtgaggagtgtgtGAGTTTTgacggtcgcgagactcgcgaatgaatttgaacggataagagtttttttttaaatttgaagtgtgtgaatgatttgtgtggcaagaggtgtttgtgatgcgcgcgagtaaatgagtaaaatgaatagaggagtgaagtaagacatttctgcggtacgaagtactgcgacaaattaacaaaatgagtggtacaaatgaggtgcctcacgagtgagcgactcaacactactgtAACTGTTTAACACTGAATCCCGCCCCTGACTACTATCAAGTACTTACCCCAAGTACCACACAACACTAAATAACATTTCTCTTCTTGTTAATTCTTGGAATCACTGCATTCCAAAGGTTTAATACAAAAATTTGTCATTGACAGGACGAGAAATTAGTGCAACCTTATCCTACCAATAAAAAAGGGAAAGCAGGTATTGCAGTCAAGAGAAGGTTTATATCCCTCGTCTCAAAAAGCGACGAGTCCTCACAGTCTGAAGACGAAGATAACGTTGACACCCTCGAGTGTCAGTATAAGATTGGTGTAGACTTGCTACGTCAAGCCTATGAAAGGCTGCTGGAGGCGGGACTTAAAGGCTTGACACAAATTGAGCTGTCGCAGTTGTTGGGGGTGGAGTTTTACACTAGTCGCTCCATATGTCGGATATTTAAAGCGAGGCATATTATCAGAGAGTACCTGGAAGATAAGGGGAAACAAAGGACAGCTAGgtaataattacaaaattattattaagttgtttttgtttttgaaacaGGCATTCCGGTCTTTAGAAATAGTTACAGGCCGATTCAAACATACATTAACATCAAAATggtatttgaatcatgttatttattgtatgttattttagttatttacatATCTTGcaccaatacatgtacgaacaagtacgagcgaaaagCATGATTAATGAATGATAATattagatgtcattctgatcAGTGTATTCTGATACGTTTGAATTAGTCTGTTAGTCTACGAAAGGATTTCCAAACGGAATACTTGCaaaattgtttaattatttattcaaactTAATTGCATAAAATATACACAACAATATACAAATAGCAAAATCGAATATTACCAAAGAACAAAGAAAATTTTGTCAAACACCAGATAATATTATCGAAGTCGAACCAGTTTTGAAAAGGGTCATAATTAATCTTTAAGTACCAGCTCTTTTTATATTTTCTAGGTACTATGCTATTGCTGCAGCCACTACCGAAATGGATCAGAAATATGAAGAGGAAAAGAATAAGCTCTTGAAATACATTAATGACACTAAACGTAAGGTTGAAAAATCATCCAACAAAGAAAACCCCGAGCAGGATGAGGATGAGATACCTCTTAAAAAGATCAAATTGTCCAAAGAAGCTGCGAATGAGGAAGCTTCAACATCTACTAACATTGACAATGAAGTTACTGAAATCAAAGTATTAGACGGCTTGGAAAATTTCAACAGTGAGTCACTATTGTTCTCGAAAAAGAATCCTACGCTCAGACAGTTGAAGTTTGCTAACGGACTCCTCAAAATTACCAGAGAAAAGCTTGCAGTGTCAGGCTATCAGACATTAAGCAGTCTCGTCGCAAAAGAATCTGGAGAACCACCATTAGACACTAAAGCTCTCAAAATCTTTGTGCAAAAGTTAGTAACTGATGGTCAATTGAAACTCATGAAAATAAAGTGGCCAACGGGTCCAGTTAAGCATTCCATCCTCATCTGTGCTCCGCATGTCAAATGCACTGATCCAATCATTAAACAAAAGCAGAAAGAGATAGAGATTAGAGCATTCACAAATAACAAGGTCAAAAAAGAAACCATAGAACCGACTCACAGGCCAATCTCACAGTACGCTTACCCCAGATACATGAAAATTCAACTATTGCACGAATTTCTGTTCCAACTAATTTATTGCAGCGATGTAAAAATCGAATATCACCTGTCACCTGGATTTGCCTCTCTAGTTAATGTAATTCCTGAAATCAGCATAGAATTCGCAATAGGTAACATAAGCAACAGCGCTATGTCAGAAATCGCTCATCTGAAAGTAGAACATGAATATCTGCAACTGAAACTTCGGGAGGCGCCAGCGGAGTTGTACCAAGTGCTGCTGCAGTCCAAGAGTTTACAGGCTTCCATCAGAACCAATCTAAAAGTCCTGGCTATGCTGGGCCTCATACAGTTGATTATTCAACCGTCAGCCACTGCCACCGAGGTCGGGGTGGTGCCTACTCTATCAAGCTACTCTTTCTACCTCAACAGGACAGCAAAAGTAATCGACACGACGGGCACGTGGCCGAGAGCAGATGCCGACAAGGAAAGCTTGGAAAAGACATTTTACTTTGAAACAATGGACGACGTCAAGAAATACTGGAATGAAGTTTACGAAATTAGTACCCACACCACCATAGAGTACGCAGATCGGGGGCGCAAAAAACTGGAACCTCCCGTGAGAAAAGTAGACGAAGTGCAACAATATGACAACGGAGAGATATTCGGTGACGGCGCGGGGCCCTGCGGCTTCGACTCCTGCTTCTACATGGACCTTTCGCGTTTCTGGAAGGCATTCTacatccgcatcatcaaaaacAAACCGATTAAAAAACACGAATCTAAACCAACCCGTAAGAGGAAAATTGTGCCTGAGAAAAAACCACCAAAGAAGATCGTAAAAATTAGAAAGAAGAGACAGATGAAACCTCGAGATGAATTGCATCCCAAAATCAAAGTGCCACAAAGGAGGTCCGCCGACCCTGCAGTCAAATGGAGCGCATGGGAGGATACGATAATAAACATGTGCAAAGTTGCCATAACGATCTTGAGTCCTGTTGCGCAGCCTGGTTGTCTGAAAGTGCGTAATACGGCAGCGAGGGATCTTTTAGCCATCTTTGATCCAAAGAAGATCGGCAGTGTTTGTCACAGGAGGGCGAATGCTCTCGAAGCAAACATGACCCTTCAACATGAGAAAGAATGCTTGATCAACGAATTGAGGCGACGTCGTGACCTGTTGGTGCAATACGAAGGCCTATGGAAGAAGCTCAGAATTAAACATTGTACGAATATGACGAAGTTTATTAACGAAGCCCGGATCCCGATGTTCGAGCTGGTGTGGCTCATAAACCAGTTAGTACAGAATAAATCTCACCTGAAAAGAGTGCCGTGCGTTGCGATGGACATCCAAGATTTCCATAAAAAGTACATAATCTCGGCCACTACCGCGAACAATGCGTGCAATATTTATAGGGCAGGGAATGACAATCTCGACCTTACCTTGGTAAAAGAAACCATTATACTGACATTGATGGAAAATTTGAACACCACCCCAACAACAGAAAATGGTAAGaaggttttcgcgattttgaaAGAATTTCCCGAGCGAACATTGAGAATTGGTTTAGACCAATTGCGGAAAAGTGGTGCGGTGGCCTGCATTAACAAAGTGCTGAATTACCACCTCCATCGACTGGATATCCAGGATTCTGTGCAGGCCTCGTATAAGATATCAGCGGCCTATATGCGCAGATGGATCAACAGACAGAACACGGAGTTTTCTGACCTCTTAGCTGATGTCCTAGACTCCAACCTGCCCCGGAATCAAATAAAAGCCTCGCCCGAGGTCAACTGCATGCTGTGCGAGTTCCAGTCTTGTGGGTTGCTGGAAATAATTTCGGTGACTCTGCCCGTGATCACGGGGCCGTCGGGATCTATAATACACGAACAGCAACTCAATGTGTTGGACATAGAAATGAAGTTCAAATTGAAATCTGGAATTGTGGGATGGAAGAAAACTGCTGAATTCGAACACTTTACCGATCATTTTGACATGCCTCTAGAAGATCTACCCCAAATTCTGcaaaggtaaataaatatttatgaaaacTATCAGACATAAATATGtgaattatgtaattaaaatctACTTTTTTACGGTTTCAGGCAAGGTATACTGCCGGAGGCAAACAATAATGAAAACACAAATGATAAAATTGTAAGACACTTGAAAAACAAAGGTGAAAAAGGCGCGCTATTAAGCGAATTACTGGTGTGTACTGTTTTATTACTAGAAATTATCAACTTTACTTTTTATGAAATTCTAAGTTAGCATGGAATCAGATTTTCGCAAAGTTAGGCTTGATGGTTGAAGTTGCACAGTGGCATATCAGATACTTGAGGTAGAAgcatagaataaataatagtactaggtacagaagactcactctctaacaaaacgcgtctgttacgatcagcacagatatggccgctaggtggcgacagcgccacgcgcggcttatggctagccactaaaattggtgtggaacggatgtacttttagctacctgtagcaaagcgacgaaatcgcggagtgagccacgcctggtagaaGTGACGTCCCTATGACGTACCTATTACAAGCATCCATCGCTTCTGGGCGTATTTTTCTAAAGAAACCAAAGTTACCCGACAGAATATTCTATGTACTCTGCGTCACCTTTATTCACcacgaatatttttattttgggaCAGTTTAGTACAGTACCTACAAAAAACTAACTCTCATCATATTAATTTCAGGCTGAAGTCGAACACGACAGCTCTGCCCTTACCAAGCTCCTAGAAAACCTACAATCCAAGAACATAATAACGCAAGTGGGATACTATGAGAACCGAATAATACTAACAGAGTTTGCCAAGCCCTGGACCATCGAACTAGATGACAACCTTGTGATACCAACGCCATGGCGGACTTTGAGCGGCGATGTTCGATACGACGTCTTCTTTAAATGGTGCGGCGTCGTCATTAATAAAGTATTCGAACTGCCTGCATGCACCATAGCATTCCTATCTCACTCGTACGAATACCTCACCACCAGAGCTGTTCAAGAAATTTGTACGTTCTTAGAAAAGTGCCGATGCGTGGAACTAAAAGTGTTAAGGACTCCTGCGCTTGACTTGTTCTCGGAAGACGAGCCTTCAAAGTTCACCGAGTACAACCCGTTCGAAGCGCCTGAAGATATTTACGTGTATCCAGTGAAGGACTCTTTGACGAAATATGCATTTGTTcggaaaatattgttattaaacCAACCTAAAGAAGTAAACCAAGTAACAGTTTCAAGTTAAGGTACCAGTGCTAGTTtgtaaatttgttaatttttgcctaaatacaTGGACATTTTATGTGGTTCT
This region includes:
- the LOC134654948 gene encoding uncharacterized protein LOC134654948; translated protein: MSNIVQSTAFDYKQIIIDEIALDGLSGISFNQLWKHMEKRISAPVTEKMKARFWQFISNCSCITFYEVPEPAPFIEIVDRFMIVDELSGHLIDPENYLDGPYEYCPVENNFGSCNNYSTRKEIPKDQLQALSYEKVLTEYGDTMIMVASAGQRWKALASHMPETVRAQLTPVHYCILELVGKARDNGQMTVGKTNLTKIVKESKLLFYNRKHLQSLGLIQVACLTIKIQGKGIKSIILRLKRFHRPTIMSLPKVGKLFKVIDYLKQQPEYCEKTDVIISKGFITQQNSRRLQKTINVFKFDEKLVQPYPTNKKGKAGIAVKRRFISLVSKSDESSQSEDEDNVDTLECQYKIGVDLLRQAYERLLEAGLKGLTQIELSQLLGVEFYTSRSICRIFKARHIIREYLEDKGKQRTARYYAIAAATTEMDQKYEEEKNKLLKYINDTKRKVEKSSNKENPEQDEDEIPLKKIKLSKEAANEEASTSTNIDNEVTEIKVLDGLENFNSESLLFSKKNPTLRQLKFANGLLKITREKLAVSGYQTLSSLVAKESGEPPLDTKALKIFVQKLVTDGQLKLMKIKWPTGPVKHSILICAPHVKCTDPIIKQKQKEIEIRAFTNNKVKKETIEPTHRPISQYAYPRYMKIQLLHEFLFQLIYCSDVKIEYHLSPGFASLVNVIPEISIEFAIGNISNSAMSEIAHLKVEHEYLQLKLREAPAELYQVLLQSKSLQASIRTNLKVLAMLGLIQLIIQPSATATEVGVVPTLSSYSFYLNRTAKVIDTTGTWPRADADKESLEKTFYFETMDDVKKYWNEVYEISTHTTIEYADRGRKKLEPPVRKVDEVQQYDNGEIFGDGAGPCGFDSCFYMDLSRFWKAFYIRIIKNKPIKKHESKPTRKRKIVPEKKPPKKIVKIRKKRQMKPRDELHPKIKVPQRRSADPAVKWSAWEDTIINMCKVAITILSPVAQPGCLKVRNTAARDLLAIFDPKKIGSVCHRRANALEANMTLQHEKECLINELRRRRDLLVQYEGLWKKLRIKHCTNMTKFINEARIPMFELVWLINQLVQNKSHLKRVPCVAMDIQDFHKKYIISATTANNACNIYRAGNDNLDLTLVKETIILTLMENLNTTPTTENGKKVFAILKEFPERTLRIGLDQLRKSGAVACINKVLNYHLHRLDIQDSVQASYKISAAYMRRWINRQNTEFSDLLADVLDSNLPRNQIKASPEVNCMLCEFQSCGLLEIISVTLPVITGPSGSIIHEQQLNVLDIEMKFKLKSGIVGWKKTAEFEHFTDHFDMPLEDLPQILQRQGILPEANNNENTNDKIVRHLKNKGEKGALLSELLAEVEHDSSALTKLLENLQSKNIITQVGYYENRIILTEFAKPWTIELDDNLVIPTPWRTLSGDVRYDVFFKWCGVVINKVFELPACTIAFLSHSYEYLTTRAVQEICTFLEKCRCVELKVLRTPALDLFSEDEPSKFTEYNPFEAPEDIYVYPVKDSLTKYAFVRKILLLNQPKEVNQVTVSS